CGCGGCTGCCGCGGTTTCGGCATCCGCACCTGAGAAGCTCACCGACCGGACCTTGACCGATCCGGCGGCGCTTCGACAGGAACTCGCCCGGGTGGGGGAGCAGGGCTGGGCGCTGGTCGACGGAGAGCTCGAGCCGGGCTTGCGGTCAGTCGCCGCGCCCCTCCACGGGCGGAGCGGTGCCGTCGTGGCGGCACTCAACGTCTCGACCAGCTCGACGCGGGACTCGGTCGAGCACCTCGTCGAGGAGTATGTACCGGCTCTCCTGCGGACGGCCGGCGCGATCGACGCGGAGTTGCGGCTGGTTTGAGTTCGACCCCTCGACAAGCTCGGGGACCGGGTGGCCAGCGGTCGGCGGAGGAAGCCGGCGACGGGGTCACGGGCCGGGACCGGGCGGCCGCGGGTTGGCGACCGCCGGGCGAGAGATGGGCGGCCGTGGGCCGGCAATCGAAGATGGGCGTGCGGGCCCGGGCGGTGGGGGCGTCGCGTCTGCTCACTGTCGCCGGATGGCGGTCAGGAGCCGAGGCTTCGAGGTCGTGGCAGGGCGCCACTGCCGAGAGGGATCGAACCAGCTGGGCGCACGGACTTCGGGCACACCGCTGTTCATCCGGATGGACCAGCCGGATCTGTCGAGATAGCGGTGGTGGTACCAGCAGAGCAGCACTCCGTTGTCGGTGTGGGTCGGCCCGCCGAGGGCGTGGTCGGTCACGTGGTGGATCTCGCACCACGCCGCCGGCACGCCGCAGCCGGGAATGATGCAACCGCCGTCGCGAAGCCCGATCGCGCGGCGCTGGTGTCTGTTGAACACGCGCTCCTCGGTGCCGAGCCGGCGGATGCGCCCGCGGTCATCGAGCGCCACGCGCTGGACGACGCCGGCGCAGCCGACGTGCCGAAGGGCCGCGGCCGAGATCGGGAGGTCGGTCTCGTGTGCGTGTCCTTCACCCGTTCCCGAGCCGAGGTCTTCCGCGCGCACCGAGACGATGAGCGTCGGCGGGGCTCCGCCGACGAAAGGAAGCTCGCCGCTTGCCGCAGCCACCGTCAAAGCGGTGGCCAACGCGTCGTGCTGCTTCTGCTGGCGGGTGCGATCGTCCGGCGGCGCTGCGTCATCCCTCTCGGTCGGCTCGGAGAAGCGCACGCGATCAGTCCGAGGCGAGAGGATGCTGTCGAAGATGCGCTGCAGCTGCGCTGCGACGTCGGGGAGCAGCATCCCGCGAATCGGCACACCCCGCTCCGTGGCTGCGCCGAGTGTCAGCGAGCGGTGGTGCGTCGTGCGGTTCTCCCGCGGCTCCGCGCCGTCCTGATCGAGGAACAGCGCCCACGTCTGTGCGTGCACCTTGAGGAGATCGGCGGACGCGGGTGGGGCGCCGTCTGCGGCCTCACCCCGCGCGTGCGCCGCCAGGACCGCGTCGGCGGTGAGGACGTCGTCGCGGTTCGCCCGAGCGCCCATGGCGAGGAGCGGGTCGGCAGCGCGGAGGAGGCCGTCGACGCCGATCGCGGCATCCATCAGCGCCTCCCGGAGTGGCGGCAGCGCAGGATCGAGCGGCTGACCGGTGGTGACGGATGCCTCTTGCCGCACCGCCCGAGCGGCCTTGCGGTAGCCGCTCGCCGACTGGCGGGAGATCCGCGTCACGCGCTCGACGAGCTCGGGTACGTCGTGGCAGCCGAGTCGTGAGGTCAGCCGCTCGTCTCGCACCGCCGTCCGCGATCGCGCGTCGACCTCACCGACGGACTCGACCATGACGGCGTCGAGTTGTCGCTGGACGTGGGCTGCCGCGCGCATCACGGCGATGAGCTCGGTGTCGTCGAGCCCCCTCATGCCGCCTTCGCGGAGCGTCGGCATCACGGCCTCGTCGATGCGCGAGGCGAGTGCCCGGAGCTCATCGACGATCGGCGTCATAGATCAATTCTGCCGAGGGCCACCGACATTCCAGGGGTGGTTTCTGCCAGATCAGGTGATCAATTCGCGCTATCGATCGGTTGGAAGTTCGACCCCTCGACAAGCTCGGGGGCCGGGGTGGGGAGCCAGGGATTTGCTGGGTCCGACCCCTCGACAAGCTCGGGGACCGGAGGGCGGCCGGGTCGACGGCGGGGCGGGTCAGATCGGCTGGGCGAGAGTGCCGAGCGTGCGACCGACGAGGGCTCCGTAGACCGATCTGTCCTCCGGCGGATGCTGCTCCCACCGCGAGAGCTGCAGCGAGTTCTCGACCACCATCCGCGCGCGCTCGAACCGGCGGGCCATGAACGCCTCGAGCGCCGCATCGATACTCGACGCGCGCCCGAGCTCGTCGGCGAGGACGATGCCGTCCTCCACGGCGATGCCGAGGCCGTAGGAGATGTGCGGAGTCGTGGCGTGCGCGGCATCCCCGATCAGCACGACGCGACCGCGCACCCACGGATCGTCGACGAGAAGCGCCTTGAGCGCACGCAGCTCGGCGCCCGGTTCGAGGGTCGCCGCGATCTCGGGCACCCACCCGCCGTACCCCGCCATCGCCGCGCGCATCTCATCGGTGAGATCGCCCCGCCGATGCGCCGGCTCGGTCCGCGCGTCGATGACGACGTACGCGTAGAGATGCTCGTCCGAGATGGCGACGAGGCCGACCTTGCTCCCGTGGCCGTGGTACATGAAGTACTCGGTGAGATCGGCCGGGCGCGGTGCGCGGGCGCGCCAGATCGACTGTCCCGCGTACTCGGGCTCACCCACGTCGGGAAAGGCCAGGTGCCGCACGCGGGAGTTGATGCCGTCCGCCCCGACGACGAGATCGAAGCGATCGCGGTCGCCGGTGCTGAAGACGACGTCGACGCCCTCGTCATCCCATGCGAGCACGTCGACCGTCGTCGAGAAGCGCAGCCTCGTGTCGGTCCCGGCGACCGCTCGCCCGAGGATGTCCGCGAGCACACGCCGCGAGATCGCGACCGTCGGCGGAAGCCCCGGCACCAGCGCCGGGGGATTCGCCGTGTCGAAGACCTGGCCCTCGGCGGTCGCCATGTGCACCGGGCCGTGCGGCCAGCCGTGCGCGACGATCTCTTCCGCGAGGCCGAGGGAGTGCAGCGCCCGAAGGGGCGAGTTCTGGAGGAGCACCCCGATGCCCGCCGGCGCGAGGTGTTCCTCGAGCTCCGCGATCTCGACGCCGAAGCCGGCACGGGTCAGGGCGAGCGCCGCGGTGAGGCCGGCGGGGCCGCCCCCGACGACGAGTATGCGCTGTGCCACCGGCATCCTGCCTTCTGATCCTGACGGGCTAGGCCCGTTCGACGAGGGCACCGGGACCCTCGGCGACCTGGGCGGCCGCCTGCGCGAAGAGACCGCGCATCCAGGTGTGCTCGGGATCGCGGCCGTGGACGGGATGCCACCACAGGGCGTTCACGACGGGCGTGGCGTCGAAGGGCGGTGGAAACACGCGGATGCCGCTGACGCTCGACGCGTAGTCGGTCAGGCTCGACTGGATCAGTCCGAGCCGGTCGGTCCCGGCGATGAAGTGCGGCAGTGCGAGGAAGCTCTCGACCACCGCCTCGACGCGGGGCTCGATCCCGAGCTGCTGCAGCTGTCGGGCCGCCGACGTGAAGGCGGTGCGGGTCTGGAAGGTGAAGACCCAGGGCATGCGGCCGAGCGCTTCCATGGTGAGCTCGTCACCGATCTCGGTGTTGGATTCGGAAGCCACGACGACCCACCCGTCGCGCCAGAGGTCCATGTACGGAAGCTCGGTGAGGTGGCCGTGCGGGATCACCATGCCGTCCACCGAACGCAGACGCGTCAGCGCGTCGTCGACGATCGACGGGTTGTGCAGCATGAACCGGAACCGCACGCCCGGCGCCTCTTCGGCCGCGAGGCGCGAGACGGCCTTGCCGATCGTCGCGAACCCGTAGTCCGAGCCGTAGATCGAGAACTCGCGCGTCGAGTCGTGCGGCGTCCAGATCGCCTGGCTCTCGAAGACCCGCCGCGCCGCGTCGAGCGCCGTCGTCGTGTGCTCCGTGAGCCGGAGGGCAAGGGGCGTCAGTTCATAGGTGTTGCCGCGGCGGGCGAGGATCGGGTCGTTGAAGTGCGTGCGCAGCCGCGCAAGCGAGGCGCTCAGCGCCGGCTGGCTGAGGTGCAGTCGCTCCGCGGCCCGCGTGACACTGCGCTCCGTGAGCAGGGCGTCGAGGGCGACGAGCAGGTTCAGGTCGAGCCGAGAGAGAAGCGGTTGATCGGTCACGGCGATGTGATCCTTCGGGTGCGGAGGTCTGGCGCCGAGTGTATCAACGCAATCTATGGCGACAACAGGCCACATCGCCCGGGACGATAGGCGGCGGATGCCTCGGCATCCGTCGTCGAAATGTGCTCATCCGTCTTGCTTATGCTCAAAAGTGACAAATGCTGTTAGCGTGAAGGCAGACGTCCCTGATGGCAGCGGTCACCCCTGCCAGGAGAAAGGAGCATCGATGCTTCTCGAGCGCGAGCTCATCCAGTCCGTCGGATTCCGCAACGTGCGCGAGGGCGGGCAGGTGACGGGGTTCCAGCTCCGTCTGCGCATGCCGTCCTACCGGGGCATGGCGGCTTCGCTCATCGACGGGGTTTCGGTGCGGGTCGGCGGCCTCGTCGACGTCGCGCCCGACGTGCCGCTGTGGACCTTCGCCGGCCGCACCTACACGCTCGAGGAGCTGTGGGACTCGGACGGAGTCCGCTGGCCCCTCGAAGAGGCCGCGATCGTCACCGTGCCGTTTCCCGGCGGGCTGCCGGAGGGCACGCACGAGGTGTCGGTGAGTCTGCGCCTGCGCATGTCGTACATCCCCGAGGAGCACCAGCCTTCGCGCTATGACGTCTCGCGGCACATCACTCTGACGTCGTCGGAGGAGGGCGGCCCCTTCAAGTACGGCGTCAGCCTCTACAGCTTCATGACCGACTACGGCACCGTGCTGGACCTCGAGACGGCGCTCGCCGCCGTCGCGGACGTCGGGGCGACCGGTGTCGAGATCCTCGGCGAAGGGCACATCGAGCGGTACCCCGAGCCGACGACCGAGTGGATCGACCGCTGGTTCGCCCTCCTGGACAAGTACTCGCTCGAGCCGACGAACTACGGCTCGTGGATCGACACGCGGCTGCACTCGAGCGGCGTGAACGCGCGCGACCTGACGGCGGAGGAGGGGGCCGGGATGCTGCAGCGCGACCTGCGGCTCGCGAAGCGCCTCGGCTTCGGCTTCGTCCGGCCCAAGATCGGCGTCGTGTCGAGCGATTTGGTCCCTCACCCGATCTGGACCGAGTCCGTCGAGCGCTCGCTCGACCTCGCGGCCGAGCTCGACGTCATCATCTGCCCTGAGATCCACTCTCCGACGCCGATCAAGCACGAGGTCGTCGACGACTACATCGACCTCATCCAGCGCACCGGCACCAAGCACTTCGGCCTGCTGCTGGACACCGGCATCTTCCAGGACCGCCCGATCCCGCTCAAGCCGGGCGAGCTCCCCGGCCGTCGCCCGGCCTTCATGGACGGCATCGCGGTCGACCCGGCCGACATCGCCGACATCGCGGAGTACGTCGTCTTCGTCCAGGCGAA
This genomic interval from Microbacterium sp. 4R-513 contains the following:
- a CDS encoding HNH endonuclease signature motif containing protein; the protein is MTPIVDELRALASRIDEAVMPTLREGGMRGLDDTELIAVMRAAAHVQRQLDAVMVESVGEVDARSRTAVRDERLTSRLGCHDVPELVERVTRISRQSASGYRKAARAVRQEASVTTGQPLDPALPPLREALMDAAIGVDGLLRAADPLLAMGARANRDDVLTADAVLAAHARGEAADGAPPASADLLKVHAQTWALFLDQDGAEPRENRTTHHRSLTLGAATERGVPIRGMLLPDVAAQLQRIFDSILSPRTDRVRFSEPTERDDAAPPDDRTRQQKQHDALATALTVAAASGELPFVGGAPPTLIVSVRAEDLGSGTGEGHAHETDLPISAAALRHVGCAGVVQRVALDDRGRIRRLGTEERVFNRHQRRAIGLRDGGCIIPGCGVPAAWCEIHHVTDHALGGPTHTDNGVLLCWYHHRYLDRSGWSIRMNSGVPEVRAPSWFDPSRQWRPATTSKPRLLTAIRRQ
- a CDS encoding LysR family transcriptional regulator, with the translated sequence MTDQPLLSRLDLNLLVALDALLTERSVTRAAERLHLSQPALSASLARLRTHFNDPILARRGNTYELTPLALRLTEHTTTALDAARRVFESQAIWTPHDSTREFSIYGSDYGFATIGKAVSRLAAEEAPGVRFRFMLHNPSIVDDALTRLRSVDGMVIPHGHLTELPYMDLWRDGWVVVASESNTEIGDELTMEALGRMPWVFTFQTRTAFTSAARQLQQLGIEPRVEAVVESFLALPHFIAGTDRLGLIQSSLTDYASSVSGIRVFPPPFDATPVVNALWWHPVHGRDPEHTWMRGLFAQAAAQVAEGPGALVERA
- a CDS encoding FAD-dependent monooxygenase; amino-acid sequence: MAQRILVVGGGPAGLTAALALTRAGFGVEIAELEEHLAPAGIGVLLQNSPLRALHSLGLAEEIVAHGWPHGPVHMATAEGQVFDTANPPALVPGLPPTVAISRRVLADILGRAVAGTDTRLRFSTTVDVLAWDDEGVDVVFSTGDRDRFDLVVGADGINSRVRHLAFPDVGEPEYAGQSIWRARAPRPADLTEYFMYHGHGSKVGLVAISDEHLYAYVVIDARTEPAHRRGDLTDEMRAAMAGYGGWVPEIAATLEPGAELRALKALLVDDPWVRGRVVLIGDAAHATTPHISYGLGIAVEDGIVLADELGRASSIDAALEAFMARRFERARMVVENSLQLSRWEQHPPEDRSVYGALVGRTLGTLAQPI
- a CDS encoding DUF6379 domain-containing protein, with translation MLLERELIQSVGFRNVREGGQVTGFQLRLRMPSYRGMAASLIDGVSVRVGGLVDVAPDVPLWTFAGRTYTLEELWDSDGVRWPLEEAAIVTVPFPGGLPEGTHEVSVSLRLRMSYIPEEHQPSRYDVSRHITLTSSEEGGPFKYGVSLYSFMTDYGTVLDLETALAAVADVGATGVEILGEGHIERYPEPTTEWIDRWFALLDKYSLEPTNYGSWIDTRLHSSGVNARDLTAEEGAGMLQRDLRLAKRLGFGFVRPKIGVVSSDLVPHPIWTESVERSLDLAAELDVIICPEIHSPTPIKHEVVDDYIDLIQRTGTKHFGLLLDTGIFQDRPIPLKPGELPGRRPAFMDGIAVDPADIADIAEYVVFVQAKFHDIDENLEDQQIPWEPVLRAFKDAGYTGYLSSEYEGERIPWRSIEQVRRQHSLMRSIAARL